From a single Pyxidicoccus xibeiensis genomic region:
- a CDS encoding phosphoenolpyruvate carboxylase translates to MARLRALDPPLRRDVRLLGRLLGEVLVEQEGQVLFDLEEEVRRLAIQRRRGPVAGRRASAGELAEVLKLLPLERAEPVVRAFSVYFQLVNLAEQHHRIRRARLHASTATARPQRGSLEATMLALKAEGVPAARVREALHAMRVTLTLTAHPTQAVRRTLLEKLYRMAGLLEERDRCALTPRESAENLASLREEITTLWQTDELRRERPTVGDEVKNALWYVEEVLAEQLSQVPELLDWAFERAYGEPLGTVGTPVRVHSWVGGDMDGNPLVTPEVFADTLRAHRARGLRRLLHDLEGLGGRLSQSERHARPSEELAQSLERDAAELAEAESRIRPRTQGEPWRHKLRFMEERLRRALDYVTAQRAGEAKDMPAGAYRTPEVLLGDLDVLARSLEEAKGSHAGLRQVRQVRERVCALGLSLAELEARVPAEDAVSAAASLDGGPPPSEGGTRLLAVLARLREAQAESGEPACRTLILSMASTAEDVLAAFRCVRHAGLWDAKRGCATVDVVPLFEQLGALDSGPDVLRTLFAQAEYRRHLDARGVQEVMVGYSDSGKEVGLLAAAAALYRAQVALTETAREAGVPLRLFHGRGESVARGGGPAQEAILALPPGSVAGFYKATEQGEALDHKYARPELARRTLELILGGVLLHTLDAQPRPAPEDERAFRTAFDTLAETGRREYRGLVWEDPRFLELFTAATPVEEIASLPIGSRPSKRKAGGLETLRAIPWVFAWTQNRAILPGWYGVGSALEAYSREEGGAALLARMYREWPFFRAVIDNVTMVLAKSDMAIAGRYAALAPRSTRPLWRRIQQEHRRTRKQVKRLTGELKLLDNNPQLQRSISLRNPYVDPMSFLQVELLKRKREGQPDVDRPLLLTLNGIAAGMRNTG, encoded by the coding sequence ATGGCCCGACTCCGTGCCCTGGACCCGCCGCTGCGACGTGACGTCCGCCTGCTTGGCCGGCTGCTCGGCGAAGTGCTCGTCGAGCAGGAAGGACAGGTGCTGTTCGACCTGGAGGAGGAGGTGCGGCGCCTGGCGATTCAGCGCCGGCGCGGGCCCGTGGCGGGCCGGCGCGCCTCGGCGGGCGAGCTGGCGGAGGTGCTGAAGCTGCTGCCGCTGGAGCGCGCCGAGCCCGTGGTGCGCGCCTTCTCCGTCTACTTCCAGCTCGTCAACCTGGCGGAGCAGCACCACCGCATCCGCCGCGCGCGCCTCCACGCGAGCACGGCCACGGCCCGGCCCCAGCGGGGCTCGCTGGAGGCCACGATGCTGGCGCTCAAGGCGGAGGGCGTCCCGGCGGCGCGCGTGCGCGAGGCCCTGCACGCCATGCGGGTGACGCTCACCCTCACCGCGCACCCCACCCAGGCCGTGCGCCGCACGCTGCTGGAGAAGCTCTACCGCATGGCGGGCCTGCTGGAGGAGCGCGACCGGTGCGCGCTCACGCCCCGCGAGTCCGCGGAGAACCTCGCGTCCCTCCGGGAGGAAATCACCACCCTCTGGCAGACGGACGAGCTGCGCCGCGAGCGGCCCACCGTGGGCGACGAGGTGAAGAACGCCCTCTGGTACGTGGAGGAGGTGCTCGCCGAGCAGCTCTCCCAGGTCCCCGAGCTCCTCGACTGGGCCTTCGAGCGCGCCTACGGCGAGCCGCTGGGGACGGTGGGCACGCCGGTGCGCGTCCACTCCTGGGTGGGGGGGGACATGGACGGCAACCCGCTGGTGACGCCCGAGGTGTTCGCGGACACGCTGCGCGCGCATCGCGCCCGGGGCCTGCGGCGGCTGCTCCATGACCTGGAGGGGCTGGGCGGAAGGCTCTCCCAGTCCGAGCGGCATGCTCGGCCCTCGGAGGAGCTGGCGCAGTCGCTGGAGCGCGACGCGGCGGAGCTGGCGGAGGCGGAGTCCCGAATCCGTCCGCGCACCCAGGGCGAGCCGTGGCGCCACAAGCTGCGCTTCATGGAGGAGCGGCTGCGGCGCGCGCTGGACTACGTCACGGCGCAGCGCGCCGGTGAGGCCAAGGACATGCCCGCGGGCGCCTACCGCACGCCCGAGGTGCTGCTGGGGGACCTGGACGTGCTGGCGCGCTCGCTGGAGGAGGCCAAGGGCTCTCACGCGGGGCTGCGGCAGGTGCGCCAGGTGCGCGAGCGGGTGTGCGCGCTGGGCCTGTCGCTGGCGGAGCTGGAGGCGCGCGTGCCCGCCGAGGACGCGGTGAGCGCGGCGGCCTCGCTGGACGGAGGACCGCCGCCTTCGGAGGGGGGCACGCGGCTGCTCGCGGTGCTGGCGCGGCTGCGCGAGGCCCAGGCCGAGTCGGGTGAGCCGGCGTGCCGCACGCTCATCCTCAGCATGGCCAGCACGGCGGAGGACGTGCTCGCGGCCTTCCGGTGCGTCCGGCACGCGGGCCTGTGGGACGCGAAGCGCGGCTGCGCCACGGTGGACGTGGTGCCCCTGTTCGAGCAGCTCGGCGCGCTGGACTCCGGGCCCGACGTGCTGCGCACCCTCTTCGCCCAGGCGGAGTACCGCCGGCACCTGGACGCGCGTGGCGTGCAGGAGGTCATGGTGGGCTACAGCGACTCCGGCAAGGAGGTGGGGCTGCTGGCGGCGGCCGCGGCGCTCTACCGCGCGCAGGTGGCGCTCACCGAGACGGCGCGCGAGGCCGGGGTGCCGCTGCGGCTGTTCCACGGGCGCGGCGAGTCCGTGGCACGCGGCGGCGGCCCGGCGCAGGAGGCCATCCTCGCGCTGCCGCCAGGCTCGGTGGCGGGCTTCTACAAGGCGACGGAGCAGGGCGAGGCGCTGGACCACAAGTACGCGCGGCCCGAGCTGGCCCGGCGCACGCTGGAGCTCATCCTGGGCGGCGTGCTGCTGCACACGCTGGACGCGCAGCCGCGCCCCGCGCCGGAGGACGAGCGCGCCTTCCGCACCGCGTTCGACACGCTGGCGGAGACGGGCCGGCGCGAGTACCGCGGGCTCGTCTGGGAGGACCCGCGCTTCCTGGAGCTGTTCACCGCGGCGACGCCGGTGGAGGAGATTGCCTCGCTGCCCATCGGCTCGCGCCCCAGCAAGCGCAAGGCGGGAGGGCTGGAGACCCTGCGCGCGATTCCGTGGGTGTTCGCCTGGACGCAGAACCGCGCCATCCTCCCGGGCTGGTATGGCGTCGGCTCCGCGCTGGAGGCGTACTCGCGGGAGGAGGGTGGGGCGGCGCTGCTCGCGCGCATGTACCGCGAGTGGCCCTTCTTCCGCGCCGTCATCGACAACGTCACCATGGTGCTGGCCAAGTCGGACATGGCCATCGCCGGGCGCTACGCGGCGCTGGCCCCGCGCTCCACGCGGCCGCTGTGGCGGCGTATCCAGCAGGAGCACCGCCGCACGCGCAAGCAGGTGAAGCGGCTGACGGGGGAGCTGAAGCTGCTGGACAACAACCCGCAGCTCCAGCGGAGCATCTCCCTGCGCAACCCCTACGTGGACCCGATGTCCTTCCTCCAGGTGGAGCTGCTCAAGCGCAAGCGGGAGGGACAGCCCGACGTGGACCGGCCGCTGCTGCTCACGCTCAACGGCATTGCCGCGGGCATGCGCAATACGGGCTAG
- a CDS encoding SGNH/GDSL hydrolase family protein, protein MRGWRAWLGVVVCTGGLLVACADSTTGELPPEALPEDTSAPSSVESDAPAAPIEVAPALVLNDDGTVRATPPPPESPPDASFQPGFHQALRWSHGVGSVVTFRMRVPVAREGGRIRVTFRAGDGSLTLQRATVAKAGTDGALASMPVSLTFDGKPGFSAQARALVTSDPVDFPVSFRDDLAISFEVRGALAASAIDAFPGSYSRSGTHAAVPGAIGGQPFERAIGVATVDVEGPTGRAFVALGDSITEGYMDMKNDTRNAWPALVEAQLGVPVVNAGVSGQGYYDALEMLDSEVLALQGITDCLVLLGTNDLGEEDSLAQLQARLLRMVERLTPFCKVWVSTLLPKEKSNHSPYAVVKVQRLAFNDWLRKGGSGTEVIDLEAVLRQPGNVHLFIDGLEADGIHPTAEGHRLMADEVSRVLRERGGL, encoded by the coding sequence ATGAGAGGGTGGCGGGCGTGGCTCGGAGTCGTGGTGTGCACGGGGGGCTTGCTGGTGGCGTGTGCGGACAGCACCACCGGAGAGCTTCCGCCGGAGGCGCTGCCCGAAGACACGAGCGCGCCCTCGTCAGTGGAGAGCGATGCGCCGGCGGCGCCCATCGAAGTCGCCCCAGCGCTGGTGCTGAACGATGACGGAACGGTGCGGGCCACACCGCCGCCACCGGAGTCACCGCCGGATGCGTCGTTCCAGCCCGGCTTCCACCAGGCGCTGCGCTGGTCCCACGGCGTGGGGAGCGTGGTGACGTTCCGCATGCGCGTGCCGGTGGCGCGTGAAGGCGGGCGCATCCGCGTGACGTTCCGCGCGGGCGACGGGAGCCTGACGCTCCAGCGGGCCACGGTGGCGAAGGCCGGCACCGACGGCGCGCTGGCGTCCATGCCGGTGTCCCTCACGTTCGACGGCAAGCCGGGCTTCTCCGCGCAGGCGCGGGCCCTGGTGACGTCGGACCCGGTGGACTTCCCGGTGTCCTTCCGCGACGACCTGGCCATCAGCTTCGAGGTGCGCGGCGCCCTGGCGGCGAGCGCCATCGACGCCTTCCCGGGCAGCTACTCGCGCAGCGGAACCCATGCGGCGGTGCCCGGCGCCATCGGAGGCCAGCCCTTCGAGCGCGCGATTGGCGTGGCCACGGTGGACGTGGAGGGCCCCACGGGGCGGGCCTTCGTGGCGCTCGGCGACAGCATCACCGAGGGCTACATGGACATGAAGAACGACACGCGGAACGCGTGGCCCGCGCTGGTGGAGGCGCAGCTCGGCGTGCCGGTGGTGAACGCGGGCGTCAGCGGCCAGGGCTACTACGACGCGCTGGAGATGCTCGACAGCGAGGTGCTCGCGCTGCAGGGCATCACCGACTGCCTCGTCCTGCTGGGCACCAATGACCTGGGCGAGGAGGATTCGCTGGCACAGCTCCAGGCGCGACTGCTGCGGATGGTCGAGCGGCTGACGCCCTTCTGCAAGGTGTGGGTGAGCACGCTGCTGCCCAAGGAGAAGTCCAACCACAGCCCCTACGCGGTGGTGAAGGTGCAGCGGCTCGCCTTCAACGACTGGCTGCGCAAGGGCGGCAGCGGCACGGAGGTCATCGACCTGGAGGCGGTGCTGCGCCAGCCGGGCAACGTGCACCTCTTCATCGACGGGCTTGAGGCGGACGGCATCCACCCCACCGCCGAGGGCCACCGGCTGATGGCTGATGAGGTGTCGCGAGTCCTGCGCGAGCGCGGCGGACTGTAG
- a CDS encoding TIGR02266 family protein, which produces MTTKAADDMAGGDLSAFANRRTDERVTARFEVRFEQTQDAARALRAYSINISAGGLCLRTRKAYDVGSQVRLSMVIEGEEFHLAGIVAWVRDEAEAIGVRFTDMNDEDRARLQRVVDSFKR; this is translated from the coding sequence ATGACAACCAAGGCGGCGGATGACATGGCAGGTGGGGACCTGAGCGCATTCGCGAACCGGCGAACGGACGAGCGCGTTACCGCCCGTTTCGAGGTTCGCTTCGAGCAGACGCAGGACGCGGCGCGAGCGCTGCGTGCGTACTCCATCAACATCTCCGCGGGCGGGCTGTGCCTGCGCACGCGGAAGGCCTACGACGTGGGCTCGCAGGTGCGCCTGTCCATGGTCATCGAGGGCGAGGAGTTCCACCTCGCCGGCATCGTGGCCTGGGTGCGCGACGAGGCGGAGGCCATCGGCGTGCGCTTCACGGACATGAACGACGAGGACCGCGCCCGGCTCCAGCGCGTGGTGGACAGCTTCAAGCGGTGA
- a CDS encoding GNAT family N-acetyltransferase: protein MSQPIVRTVSAVSGAEAPAFRIRRARRGDAEAMALLLRELGYPQGTDQQTVHWVVSHPEIEIFVAGDPQDRPVGMVSFSHRPQLRLRGRVATIDELVVTESWRRRGVGRALIRQILERCKVLSAKQLQLVSPMASTPETRSFYAACGFSEIDSGVFRHLETEGGAK, encoded by the coding sequence TTGTCCCAGCCAATCGTCCGCACCGTCAGCGCCGTCTCAGGCGCCGAAGCTCCCGCCTTCCGCATCCGCCGCGCCCGCCGGGGTGACGCCGAGGCCATGGCGTTGCTCCTGCGAGAGCTCGGCTATCCCCAGGGCACCGACCAGCAGACGGTCCACTGGGTCGTCAGCCATCCGGAGATTGAAATCTTCGTAGCGGGGGACCCGCAGGACCGGCCCGTGGGCATGGTGTCCTTCTCCCACCGGCCGCAACTGCGGCTGCGCGGGCGCGTGGCCACCATCGACGAGCTGGTGGTGACGGAGTCCTGGCGGCGGCGCGGCGTGGGCCGGGCGCTCATCCGGCAGATTCTGGAGCGCTGCAAGGTGCTGAGCGCGAAGCAGCTCCAGCTCGTCTCGCCCATGGCCAGCACCCCGGAGACGCGCAGCTTCTATGCCGCCTGCGGCTTCTCCGAGATTGACTCGGGCGTGTTCCGCCACCTGGAGACGGAGGGCGGCGCGAAGTAG
- a CDS encoding alpha-ketoacid dehydrogenase subunit beta, whose translation MANMAQAIRMALHYAEENLGVTDIFGEDVGMPLGGVFTCTQGLKTTWNSPLDERGIIGAAMGIAMGGGRPVAEIQFCDYVYNTIDLLKLAGNTCWSTNGDWNLPMVVRTPVGSGIRGSIYHSHSFDATMTHIPGWKVVMPSTPLDAYGLLISACKDQNPVMFLEPKALLRVKGEERIPGEPDDDKVLSKMIDAPLGELRTNWKPQWPELEAYAVPFGKGKKVREGSQVTVVSYGRTLPLCAKAAATLADEGISAEVIDLRSLWPYDWELIKESVQKTGRVLYVNEDTEVTNFGEHLVRRTVEELFYSLLAPPRLLAGKFLPGIGLADSLEMASVPQQGDITHAIRSLAGEQP comes from the coding sequence ATGGCCAACATGGCACAGGCCATCCGCATGGCCCTGCACTACGCCGAGGAGAACCTCGGTGTGACGGACATCTTCGGCGAGGACGTGGGCATGCCGCTGGGCGGCGTGTTCACCTGCACCCAGGGCCTGAAGACGACGTGGAACTCCCCGCTCGACGAGCGCGGCATCATCGGCGCGGCCATGGGCATCGCCATGGGCGGCGGCCGTCCCGTCGCGGAAATCCAGTTCTGCGACTACGTCTACAACACCATCGACCTGCTCAAGCTGGCGGGCAACACCTGCTGGTCCACCAACGGGGACTGGAACCTGCCCATGGTGGTGCGCACGCCGGTGGGCAGCGGCATCCGCGGGTCCATCTACCACTCGCACTCGTTCGACGCGACGATGACCCACATCCCCGGCTGGAAGGTGGTCATGCCCTCCACGCCGCTGGACGCGTACGGGCTGCTCATCTCCGCCTGCAAGGACCAGAACCCGGTCATGTTCCTGGAGCCCAAGGCGCTGTTGCGCGTGAAGGGCGAGGAGCGCATCCCCGGCGAGCCGGACGACGACAAGGTGCTGTCGAAGATGATCGACGCGCCGCTGGGCGAGCTGCGCACCAACTGGAAGCCGCAGTGGCCGGAGCTGGAGGCCTACGCGGTGCCCTTCGGCAAGGGCAAGAAGGTGCGCGAGGGCTCGCAGGTGACGGTCGTCAGCTACGGCCGCACCCTGCCCCTGTGCGCCAAGGCCGCCGCGACCCTGGCCGACGAGGGCATCAGCGCGGAGGTCATCGACCTGCGCTCGCTGTGGCCCTACGACTGGGAGCTCATCAAGGAGTCCGTCCAGAAGACGGGCCGCGTCCTCTACGTCAACGAGGACACCGAGGTGACCAACTTCGGCGAGCACCTGGTGCGCCGCACCGTGGAGGAGCTCTTCTACTCGCTGCTGGCGCCGCCGCGGCTGCTGGCAGGCAAGTTCCTCCCTGGCATCGGCCTGGCGGACAGCCTGGAGATGGCCTCCGTGCCCCAGCAGGGCGACATCACCCACGCCATCCGCTCGCTTGCTGGCGAGCAGCCGTAA
- a CDS encoding thiamine pyrophosphate-dependent dehydrogenase E1 component subunit alpha translates to MSRPRLIKEASAPLQLDKELLLRIHDLMVKTRALEERLIQMYKQGHGYFWIGGPGEEAFNVPLGMLMKKGQGPEYDYLHAHYRQSGTLMALGEEPIGALRQMKNTATDPYSGGRNFAGHFSLKKYNVAPVSSPIEVQYAVAPGTAMMQKRVGGDGITIVTGGDAGTAEGDFASCLVWSSRPANPLPILIIVTNNKWGISTSGEGQHGETRISDRAKAFNIPAKTINGNDPVEAYQEIQAAMEYVRKERKPYFIEALVSRLYGHSSASGANFVGDEVDCLKQFEARLEQEGFMTRQQMDDLRNKYTEELAAAARQVRDEPQPEPDSIWKHIYAEDK, encoded by the coding sequence GTGTCTAGACCTCGTCTCATCAAAGAAGCGTCCGCGCCGCTACAGCTCGACAAGGAGCTGCTGCTCCGCATTCACGACCTCATGGTCAAAACGCGCGCCCTCGAGGAGCGCCTCATCCAGATGTACAAGCAGGGCCACGGGTACTTCTGGATTGGCGGCCCCGGCGAGGAGGCGTTCAACGTCCCCCTGGGCATGCTGATGAAGAAGGGCCAGGGCCCCGAGTACGACTACCTGCACGCCCACTACCGCCAGTCCGGCACGCTCATGGCCCTGGGTGAGGAGCCCATCGGCGCGCTGCGGCAGATGAAGAACACGGCCACGGACCCGTACTCCGGCGGCCGCAACTTCGCGGGCCACTTCTCGCTGAAGAAGTACAACGTGGCGCCTGTGTCCTCGCCCATCGAGGTGCAGTACGCCGTCGCCCCGGGCACCGCCATGATGCAGAAGCGCGTCGGCGGTGACGGCATCACCATCGTCACCGGTGGCGACGCCGGCACGGCCGAGGGCGATTTCGCCTCGTGCCTGGTGTGGAGCTCGCGGCCCGCCAACCCGCTGCCCATCCTCATCATCGTCACCAACAACAAGTGGGGCATCTCCACCTCCGGCGAGGGCCAGCACGGCGAGACGCGCATCAGCGACCGCGCCAAGGCCTTCAACATCCCGGCGAAGACCATCAACGGGAATGACCCCGTCGAGGCCTACCAGGAGATCCAGGCCGCCATGGAGTACGTGCGCAAGGAGCGCAAGCCGTACTTCATCGAGGCCCTGGTCTCCCGCCTCTACGGCCACTCCTCCGCCTCCGGCGCCAACTTCGTGGGCGACGAGGTGGACTGCCTCAAGCAGTTCGAGGCGCGCCTGGAGCAGGAAGGCTTCATGACGCGGCAGCAGATGGACGACCTGCGCAACAAGTACACCGAGGAGCTGGCCGCCGCCGCCCGTCAGGTGCGCGACGAGCCCCAGCCCGAGCCCGACTCCATCTGGAAGCACATCTACGCGGAGGACAAGTAA
- a CDS encoding M50 family metallopeptidase, with product MRPHFHVAGFPVRVHPLFFLIAFASGWGLLEQPGRLAMWLAIVFVSVLLHELGHALAFRRYGCPAGIELHGMGGTTTAEDTEQLTHRQSAWVSFAGPGMGFLLGGLVWAVSRLTPLGEQGGLAGEAVRQLVWVNVGWGLFNLLPLQPLDGGHLLASAVRARSGYRYERVLHGIGIATALGVLALSIWWSMVWMGLLAMMFGVMNFEQLRRLPKEVRFQRSAAPPPRRAASRRRSEAGAVSVEQLMGELRSGPRAAPPEAPAAPRRAPAPVVEPEAPEGPHDPGMVGELLLDGGLAAMAVRPLQSAFAKSPSPRTGHALVLALLETGRLKEVAALLEGARAAHLGDDTLALISERARAAGDETLAARAEAISNSDERR from the coding sequence ATGCGGCCCCACTTCCACGTGGCCGGCTTCCCGGTCCGCGTCCACCCGCTGTTCTTCCTCATTGCCTTCGCCTCGGGCTGGGGCCTCCTCGAGCAGCCCGGGCGGCTGGCGATGTGGCTGGCCATCGTCTTCGTCTCGGTGCTGCTCCATGAGCTGGGCCATGCGCTGGCCTTCCGCCGGTACGGCTGTCCCGCGGGCATCGAGCTGCACGGCATGGGCGGCACCACCACGGCAGAGGACACGGAGCAGCTCACGCACCGGCAGTCCGCGTGGGTGAGCTTCGCGGGGCCGGGGATGGGCTTCCTGCTGGGCGGGCTCGTCTGGGCGGTGTCGCGCCTGACGCCCCTGGGGGAGCAGGGAGGGCTCGCGGGCGAGGCGGTGCGTCAGCTCGTCTGGGTCAACGTGGGCTGGGGCCTCTTCAACCTGCTGCCCCTCCAGCCCCTGGACGGGGGGCACCTGCTGGCCTCCGCGGTGCGCGCCCGGAGCGGCTACCGGTACGAGCGGGTGCTGCACGGCATCGGCATCGCCACGGCGCTGGGCGTGCTGGCCCTCTCCATCTGGTGGAGCATGGTGTGGATGGGGCTGCTGGCGATGATGTTCGGCGTGATGAACTTCGAGCAGCTCCGCCGCCTGCCGAAGGAGGTCCGCTTCCAGCGCTCCGCTGCCCCACCCCCGCGCCGGGCCGCCTCGCGGCGCAGGTCCGAGGCCGGTGCGGTGTCCGTCGAGCAGCTGATGGGCGAGCTGCGAAGCGGCCCGCGCGCCGCGCCGCCCGAGGCCCCGGCCGCGCCACGACGCGCCCCGGCGCCCGTGGTGGAGCCGGAGGCCCCCGAGGGGCCGCATGACCCGGGAATGGTGGGCGAGCTGCTGCTGGACGGCGGCCTGGCGGCGATGGCGGTGCGCCCGCTCCAGTCCGCCTTCGCGAAGTCACCCTCCCCTCGCACGGGCCATGCGCTCGTCCTGGCGCTGCTGGAGACCGGGCGCCTGAAGGAGGTGGCCGCGCTGCTGGAGGGCGCTCGCGCCGCGCACCTGGGCGACGACACGCTGGCCCTCATCTCCGAGCGGGCGCGGGCCGCGGGTGACGAGACGCTGGCCGCGCGTGCCGAAGCAATTTCTAACTCGGATGAGCGCCGCTGA
- a CDS encoding PP2C family protein-serine/threonine phosphatase, with product MSSTNTRLKPAPQPDGAPDSAPPPAERTGTREVTATGTGTGARESTATRLTSPVGLAHAEATSTLIAPLEAGELPNVAAIRGLRLDQILLLTTGVLVVLIVGLLASLSVASTQSQFEETARRSTERIQLQARELGQTVGQTLALTSATNLRDNNYAFLEEVAGSIVKTNPNILRVQIFDPEGTKMADSEEKGAQEAASGETHERVAERRMVSAFYRGQPVSEIQEPIDYGSSSGKGLVVISYSLGELQRQLEILEKDKRATVRANTLRMLALGLGFVVVAGVLVAYQSRRITRPLGMLTNKVMQLASGNLGARAGTARGAGREVVTLGVVFNHMAERIKVLLDDVRAKAQLEREVSLARTVQETLLPGRDAVQVGALRIAGLVVTADACGGDWWFRAGLDEQRVVIGIGDVTGHGLSTALVATSATSGFASAMTLREPSQVNAQMLITALNVTLANVGRGEHQMSSALAVIDVTNGLIDYAAGAHPSPLVFNKHSGQVASLPARGPLLGAAVTSQFTSRQAQLRPGDVVVWYTDGLTEARDGAGKLYGTQRLAAAVQAHAHLSAEALRDALLADARAYSAGQPQRDDITVVVAEFSPVA from the coding sequence TTGTCGAGCACGAACACACGCCTGAAGCCCGCCCCCCAGCCCGATGGCGCTCCGGACTCCGCCCCGCCGCCCGCCGAGCGGACTGGCACCCGTGAGGTCACCGCCACCGGCACGGGCACCGGCGCCCGCGAGTCCACCGCCACGCGGCTGACCAGCCCCGTGGGCCTGGCCCACGCGGAGGCCACCAGCACCCTCATCGCCCCGCTGGAGGCCGGCGAGCTGCCCAACGTGGCCGCCATCCGCGGGCTGCGGTTGGATCAGATCCTCCTGCTCACCACCGGCGTGCTGGTGGTGCTCATCGTCGGCCTGCTGGCCTCGCTGTCCGTCGCCTCCACGCAGTCCCAGTTCGAGGAGACGGCCCGCCGCTCCACGGAGCGCATCCAACTGCAGGCCCGCGAGCTCGGCCAGACTGTCGGACAGACGCTGGCGCTCACCTCCGCCACCAACCTGCGCGACAACAACTACGCCTTCCTCGAAGAGGTGGCGGGCTCCATCGTCAAGACGAACCCCAACATCCTCCGCGTGCAGATCTTCGACCCCGAGGGGACGAAGATGGCGGACAGCGAGGAGAAGGGCGCGCAGGAGGCCGCTTCCGGGGAGACCCACGAGCGCGTCGCCGAGCGGCGCATGGTGAGCGCCTTCTACCGGGGCCAGCCCGTCTCCGAAATCCAGGAGCCCATCGACTACGGCTCCAGCAGCGGCAAGGGCCTGGTCGTCATCAGCTACTCCCTGGGCGAGCTCCAGCGGCAGCTGGAGATCCTCGAGAAGGACAAGCGCGCCACGGTGCGCGCCAACACCCTGCGCATGCTCGCGCTGGGCCTCGGCTTCGTGGTGGTGGCGGGCGTGCTCGTGGCGTACCAGAGCCGCCGCATCACCCGCCCGCTGGGCATGCTCACCAACAAGGTGATGCAGCTGGCCTCCGGAAACCTCGGGGCCCGCGCCGGCACCGCCCGGGGCGCCGGCCGCGAGGTGGTGACGCTGGGCGTGGTGTTCAACCACATGGCCGAGCGCATCAAGGTGCTGCTGGACGACGTGCGCGCCAAGGCGCAGCTCGAGCGCGAGGTGTCGCTTGCCCGCACGGTGCAGGAGACCCTGCTGCCCGGCCGCGACGCCGTGCAGGTGGGGGCGCTGCGCATCGCCGGCCTCGTCGTCACCGCGGACGCGTGCGGCGGCGACTGGTGGTTCCGCGCCGGGCTGGACGAGCAGCGGGTGGTCATCGGCATCGGCGACGTGACGGGCCACGGCCTGTCCACGGCCCTGGTGGCCACCAGCGCCACCAGCGGCTTCGCCTCCGCGATGACGCTGCGCGAGCCCTCGCAGGTCAACGCGCAGATGCTCATCACCGCCCTCAACGTGACGCTGGCCAACGTGGGGCGCGGCGAGCACCAGATGTCCAGCGCCCTGGCCGTCATCGACGTCACCAACGGCCTCATCGACTACGCGGCCGGCGCGCACCCCAGCCCCCTGGTGTTCAACAAGCACAGCGGGCAGGTGGCGTCGCTGCCGGCGCGCGGGCCGCTGCTGGGCGCGGCCGTGACGTCCCAGTTCACCTCGCGCCAGGCGCAGCTGCGCCCGGGTGACGTGGTGGTCTGGTACACCGACGGCCTCACCGAGGCGCGGGACGGCGCGGGCAAGCTCTACGGCACCCAGCGCCTCGCCGCCGCCGTGCAGGCCCATGCCCACCTGTCCGCGGAGGCGCTGCGTGACGCGCTGCTCGCGGACGCACGCGCCTACAGCGCCGGCCAGCCGCAGCGCGACGACATCACCGTCGTCGTGGCCGAGTTCAGCCCCGTCGCCTGA